The proteins below are encoded in one region of Triticum aestivum cultivar Chinese Spring chromosome 1B, IWGSC CS RefSeq v2.1, whole genome shotgun sequence:
- the LOC123120463 gene encoding uncharacterized protein, translating into MLRGRPSCPPISGRHCPPISGRHRPPCSDHRRISQPGFDTVQVDMSKRKISLHSCSTAAAAVEMSKRKISLHNCSTAAAPKPQQHLFLVLDDWDKGYSVRKVDLDALDYANDNCEPDDFSEPPLARFDVVHGHSYAFVAHGTKIVAMKPHEVSPAIPAFDTATSAVGILPWPEFRMSFGRPILVSIDGRLFLFINRIHYLGDPPVCEAVYAPAVQKPWVWSSLDSPRSLLPFTAPVCYAVHPDGRTLVVSSRKWRTVTEEGTFSFDTKKMEWTRHGDWQLPFRGQAHYVSQLDAWIGMCHHKGGIGHLCSSDVVPVAAGATTLPRWKLLGEERLFDPDSPLHLGATLVHMGGTRFCLVESMWHKADEDVRQRKGKESGMYVGPPQVVIRMTTFDVQYDKDGELLLQSR; encoded by the exons ATGTTGCGAGGCCGCCCTTCCTGCCCTCCCATCTCCGGCCGCCACTGCCCGCCTATCTCCGGCCGCCACCGCCCTCCCTGCTCCGACCACCGCCGG atcTCTCAGCCAGGATTCGATACGGTGCAAGTCGACATGTCAAAGCGCAAGATCTCGCTCCACAGCTGCAGCACCGCCGCCGCGGCGGTCGAAATGTCAAAGCGCAAAATCTCTCTCCACAACTGCAGCACCGCAGCCGCCCCCAAGCCGCAGCAACACTTGTTCCTAGTGTTGGACGACTGGGATAAGGGCTACAGCGTTCGCAAGGTGGATTTAGACGCTTTGGACTACGCCAACGATAACTGCGAGCCTGACGACTTCAGCGAGCCGCCGCTCGCCCGCTTTGACGTGGTGCACGGCCACTCGTACGCCTTCGTCGCCCACGGCACCAAGATCGTTGCCATGAAGCCCCATGAGGTTAGCCCCGCTATCCCCGCCTTCGACACGGCCACCTCCGCAGTTGGTATCCTCCCGTGGCCCGAGTTTCGCATGTCCTTTGGAAGGcccatcctcgtctccatcgacgGAAGGCTCTTCCTCTTCATCAACCGCATCCACTACCTTGGCGACCCGCCAGTTTGCGAAGCTGTATATGCACCTGCAGTGCAGAAACCGTGGGTCTGGTCGTCACTCGACTCGCCACGTTCGCTGCTGCCGTTCACAGCTCCTGTATGCTATGCTGTACACCCGGATGGGCGCACCCTCGTGGTGTCATCCCGTAAATGGAGGACCGTAACCGAGGAGGGCACCTTCTCCTTCGACACCAAGAAAATGGAGTGGACGCGCCACGGCGACTGGCAGCTCCCTTTCCGCGGCCAAGCACACTACGTATCTCAGCTGGATGCATGGATCGGCATGTGCCACCATAAGGGTGGCATCGGTCATCTCTGTTCCTCGGATGTCGTGCCAGTTGCCGCCGGTGCAACGACCTTACCACGATGGAAGCTCCTCGGAGAGGAAAGGCTTTTCGACCCGGATTCGCCGCTGCACCTGGGTGCCACCCTCGTTCACATGGGCGGCACCAGGTTCTGTCTCGTGGAATCTATGTGGCACAAGGCCGATGAAGACGTGCGGCAGCGCAAGGGCAAGGAGAGTGGAATGTACGTAGGGCCTCCTCAGGTCGTTATTCGCATGACAACGTTTGATGTTCAGTATGACAAAGATGGTGAGCTGCTTCTTCAGTCACGGTGA